CCTTGCACTCCTGCCCCGTGCACAGCCCCCCGGCGGCTTTCAGCCCAGGAGCCAGCCCACCATGGCGGCGAGCTGCCCCAGGATCCCCTTCCCGGTGAGTTCCTCACCCACCACCGCGGCCAGGAAACCGAGCATGGCCGCCCGGCCGTTGAGGCGCTCCACCGCCGCGAGGGCGGCCGTGTTCCAGGGCCGCTCGCTGGAGAGGCCTTCACCGAAGCGCTCCACGGGCTCGTACAGATAGCCGTCGCCGGAGCTGCCGGCGCCTTGGCTGGGGCTGGGGGCGGATGTCGGCTTCATGGCTGGCTGCGCTGCACGGCGAACCCTAGAGAAGCCCCGCCTGCGCTAGGCATGGGTCCACTGCCTTCCCGTGCCATGGATCCCCTCAGCAAGCGGCAGGTCGTGGCCAGCGGCAGCGCCTGGCTGGCGGCCCTTCTGAACGTGGTGCCGGGCCTGGGCACCGGCTACATCTACCAGCGCCGCTGGAGGGCCTACTGGATCACCTCGGCGCTGGCCACGCTCTGGTTCGCCCTGGGCATCCTCCAGGGTCAGGACGGGGATCCCACCCTCCTGCCCGATCAGCTGCAGCGCCAGCAGCTGATCGGCCTGGCGGGGTTCCTGCTGCTGGCCGTGGTCACTGCGGTGGAGGCGGCCCGGGCCAGTCTCCGTGCTCAGCAGGAGGCCTGATCCGGGTCGACCGGGAGCCGCCGCCAGGCCAGGGCCGCCCGCCGCGCCAGCAGCAGGAGGGGGTAGAGCTGCTCCGCCCGCCTGCGCTCCGCCATCAGCGCCTTCAGCACCCGCAGCAGGGCTGCACTGGGCTGCATGCGGGCGCTGATCCAGGCGATGGCGTCTGCGCCGTGCCACACCCGGTTCCCCTGCACCACCATGGCGCCATCGCGCAGGTGGTAGCCCCGCGCCGCCAGCGCCCGTCTCAGCTCCGTGTCGGCCCGGCCATCGCGGATCTCCAGATCGGGGATGCCGCCCTTCAGTTCACTGAGAAGGGCGAACTGACGGCAGAACACGCAGCCTCCGTCGAAGACCAGCAGCGGGGCGGGTTGTGGGGCGTCGCCTGCTGTCATCCCGGTCCATCGTGGTCGTCCATCCTGGCCGGGGCAGCCCATCCCCGTTGGGCTTCTAGCCTGTGGCCCCCCGCCTGAACACGGTGTTCGCCTTCAGCTGGCCTGCCGAGGCCTATCTGTGGTTCAAGACGCTGCACATCGTGGGCGTGGTGGTGTGGTTCGCGGGCCTGTTCTACCTGGTGCGCCTGTTCATCTACCACCGCGAGGCCGAGGAGCTGGAACCGGCGCTGAAGGTGGCCTTTCAGCACCAGTACAGCCTGATGGAGCGCCGCCTGGCCAACATCATCACCACCCCCGGGATGGTGGTGGCCGTGGTGTGCGCCGTGGGCCTGCTGAGCGTGAACCCCGCCTGGCTGCACCAGGGCTGGATGCACGCCAAGCTCGCCTTCGTGGCGGCGCTGCTGGCCTATCACGCCTTCTGCTACCGCCTGATGGGGCAGC
This portion of the Cyanobium sp. NIES-981 genome encodes:
- the hemJ gene encoding protoporphyrinogen oxidase HemJ, with amino-acid sequence MAPRLNTVFAFSWPAEAYLWFKTLHIVGVVVWFAGLFYLVRLFIYHREAEELEPALKVAFQHQYSLMERRLANIITTPGMVVAVVCAVGLLSVNPAWLHQGWMHAKLAFVAALLAYHAFCYRLMGQLQQGRCGWSGRQLRALNELPTLLLVIVVMLVVFKNQFPTGAATWFVVALVVFMAASIQFYARWRRLRAERLAAEA
- a CDS encoding chlorophyll a/b-binding protein; the protein is MKPTSAPSPSQGAGSSGDGYLYEPVERFGEGLSSERPWNTAALAAVERLNGRAAMLGFLAAVVGEELTGKGILGQLAAMVGWLLG
- a CDS encoding DCC1-like thiol-disulfide oxidoreductase family protein; translated protein: MTAGDAPQPAPLLVFDGGCVFCRQFALLSELKGGIPDLEIRDGRADTELRRALAARGYHLRDGAMVVQGNRVWHGADAIAWISARMQPSAALLRVLKALMAERRRAEQLYPLLLLARRAALAWRRLPVDPDQASC